The following DNA comes from Pontibacillus halophilus JSM 076056 = DSM 19796.
TGCTCGTACCTCCTCACGCTTCTCTAAATACGCTTGTAGTCCTCGCTGTCGTAACTGACACGCTGGGCATTCTCCACACCCTGAGCCTCGGACTCCGTTGTAGCATGTGAGGGTCTTCTCACGCACATAGTCAAAGCCACCAAGCTCATCCGCCAGTTCCCACGTCTCAGCTTTATCGAGCCACATCAGGGGAGTATGAATGACGAACTTCTCATCCATGGACAGATTCAACGTTACATTTAACGATTTGACAAAGTCATCTCGACAATCTGGATAACCACTAAAGTCCGTTTCACAAACTCCTGTCACGATATGTTTCGCATCAATTTGATACCCCATAATGGTTGCGAAAGAAAGGAAGATCAAATTACGGCCAGGTACGAACGTACTTGGAAGTCCACCGTCTTC
Coding sequences within:
- the queC gene encoding 7-cyano-7-deazaguanine synthase QueC; this encodes MNKEKCIVVFSGGQDSTTCLFWALRRFKEVETVTFNYNQRHAEEIEVAEEIAAELGVKHTVLDMSLLNQLAPNALTRDDIAVEDGEDGGLPSTFVPGRNLIFLSFATIMGYQIDAKHIVTGVCETDFSGYPDCRDDFVKSLNVTLNLSMDEKFVIHTPLMWLDKAETWELADELGGFDYVREKTLTCYNGVRGSGCGECPACQLRQRGLQAYLEKREEVRADV